The nucleotide window TCCGAGAAATTGATGGTAAATGTCTCGACTTTATTGGCCAGCTTGAGCGGCTTGGCTGAAATCCGGGCTACGTCGTCGTCGGCCTTGAAGCCCGCCACATCAGCTCCTTGCTTGGTATTCTTGCTGAGCACCACGGTCCAGACGGTTTTGCCCGGAATGGTGTACAGGCCATATTCACCGGCCGGAATCTTCTTGCCTTCCAGAATCACGTCATCCGAAAACTTGATGGTCGTGGTTTGGTTGGCACCCGTGCGCCAGCGCTTGGTGTAAGGCACTATGGCTTTGGTCGTGGAGTCACCGAAGATGGTGCGACCCTTGGCGCTGGGGCGGGAATACGTGATGGTCACGTCGGTGAGGCCCACGCGCTGGGTAACGGTGCTTTTAGGGCTGGCCGCCGGGGTTGAAATCTGGGCCTGAGCCGCGCCGCTCAACAGCAGACCACCCACGAGCAGCGTAGCGCCCAGGGTGCGGGAAAAAGACTTCAGCAGAGAAGTAGAGTGCATACAAAAGGGATTGTGGAGGTTAGACCGGGTAAAAATAGGGAAATCTAACACACCAACTATGTTTTTGAATTGTCTTTGCTAAAAATATTGGCCCTAAATGCTCATGGGCTTGGCCTGATTTATTGCTGCGGAATCTGATGAGCCGCCAGGATCTGGCGGATGTCGGCCGTGGTGGCTGGGGCCGGCAGGCATCGCAGGTCGAGGTAGTAGCAGGCCACTTCCGTGGGATACAGCAGCAGCCAGTGGGGCTGTACCCACACCGCTTTCTTGATGGCCGACCACTGCAGGGAAAACTGCACCAACTCACTCTGGCCCTGAAATTCATCGGGCGTAAGGGTGTACACCGTAGGGCGACTGAGCGCGGCGTGGCTCTTCTTGTAGCCCCGACGCATCAGCCAGCGTACCACCGAAGCGCGGCCAACCAGGAAGAGAAATCCCACCATGAGCAGCACCGGAGTGGTCCAGGAACTCAGCCGCCAGTGGTTTTGATGCAGCGTAAGTACAAAGCCTATTGCCAGCAGAGTCAGCCCGCCGCCCAGCAGCCAGTTGCTGCGCCGCGTACCCAGGCGCTTGTTCCAGAGCCCGTAGTTGATGGTCAGGTAATCGTTTTCCGACAGGGTAACAGGCAGGAAAGTAAT belongs to Hymenobacter cellulosilyticus and includes:
- a CDS encoding DUF2911 domain-containing protein, encoding MHSTSLLKSFSRTLGATLLVGGLLLSGAAQAQISTPAASPKSTVTQRVGLTDVTITYSRPSAKGRTIFGDSTTKAIVPYTKRWRTGANQTTTIKFSDDVILEGKKIPAGEYGLYTIPGKTVWTVVLSKNTKQGADVAGFKADDDVARISAKPLKLANKVETFTINFSDLTPSTANVDMQWELTSAKFKISTYVDSRVMAQIDEKVVKGTNVSANDYAAAAVYYLDNDKDMKQALAWIQKANEKDPKFWNVHTEAKIRMKIKDYKGATAAAEQSKKLALDGKNADYVKMNEELIAQAKKGK